The Candidatus Desulfatibia profunda sequence CGAATCAACCGGCCAACCGGCGAACGGGATAACAGGCGGAGCAAAAATGGTAAAGGTAGGGATTATCGGCGGTTCCGGGCTGGATGCCCCGGACATACTCACCAATGCAACGATCATACATGTCAACACCCCTTATGGAACGCCGTCTTCAGCATTGTCTCTCGGCAAGATCCACGGCGTTGATGTTGTCCTGATCGCAAGGCATGGGCCAAAGCACCGGCTGAGTCCGACCCAGATCAACTACAGGGCAAATATATACGCCCTGAAGGAACAGGGCGTGACGCATATCCTGGCAACGTCTGCCTGCGGCAGTCTTCAAGAAAAGATCGACCGGGGACATTTTGTGATTGTTGACCAGTTCATTGATTTTACAAAGCACAGGAAAATAACATTTCACGATTCGTTTGAAAACGGGGCTGTGCATACGGCCATGGCGGAGCCGTTTGACATCGGCCTGCGCCGGACGCTTTATAACGCCGCCGAGGAGTTGGGCTATCAAGCCCATTATGGCGGCACCGTGATAACCATCGAGGGGCCGAGATTTTCGACCAAGGCAGAATCAAAGATGTTCAGGATCTGGGGTGGTGACGTCATCAACATGTCCACGGCGCCCGAGGCGATTCTGGCCAACGAAGCCAAGATTCCATACGCCGTGGTTGCCATGTCTACAGATTACGACTGCTGGAAAGAAGATGAACAGCCGGTCTCATGGGAAGAAATCCTAGCGGTGTTCAACCGGAATGCCGATCGAGTTAAAAAGCTTCTGATAAAAGCGATTTCAAACATTACCTGAAGCTTGCATGAAAATTGATGAGAATTTTTATGTTGCTTGAATATAACGGGTTCATGCAATTTTCAGGTGTTAAGTGAAGGAATTGATATGAATCTGAAAGAGAAGATCAGGACGGTGCCGCACTGGCCGATTGAGGGTGTGATGTTCAGGGATATCACCACTCTTTTGCAGGATCCCGAGGCATTCACAGGGGCCTGTAACATGCTTTATGAACGTTACCGGGGCATGGAAATTGATAAGGTGGTCGCCATTGATGCCAGGGGGTTTATTTTCGGTGCGGTGCTGGCCTATAAGCTGAATGTCGGATTTGTTCCCGTCCGCAAGGCGGGAAAGTTGCCTTATAAAACCATCAGCGAGTCCTATACCCTTGAATACGGCGAGAGTGTTGTGGAGATGCACATCGATGCCATTGAAAAGGGCGAGAAGGTTCTGGTGGTGGATGATCTGATCGCCACCGGCGGTACGATATCCGCAGCAACACGGCTGGTTGAAAAATTGGGAGGCGAAATCGTTGAGTGCGTATTTATCGTCGAACTGCCGGATCTGAAAGGTATGGAAAAGATAAAGCATTATAAAGCGTTTACTTTAACCGAGTTTGAAGGGGAATAACGCTCTGCTTAAGCGATGATGCTCAATCGGAGGTTGTTGGTTATATGAGGGGCCTCAAACAATACACACTTTTAATAAAGATCATCCATTCCGCTATACCATAAGGCATTATACCAAAAACTCTCTGTCCTTTGGGGCGGGGAGCTTCCTTCGATCAGGGTTTAATGATCGCAGCGATAGCGGCAACCTGTTTGAGAATATCTTCCAGGTCGACGGTCGTCAACTTCCGATCCCTCAAAAGAACCTTTCCGCTCACAATGACATTGCGTACGTCCGAACCCCCGACGGCATAAACGATCTGGGATACGGGGTTGTACATGGGAACCAGGTGGGGCTTACGCACGTCGATAATGACGACATCGGCCTGTTTGCCGACTTCCAGAGAGCCGATATCGTTTTCAAGGCCGATGGCTTTGGCACCGCCGATCGTGGCCATCTTCAATACCGTTCGGGCATCCATCACCGTGGGGTCTAGAACATTCACCTTGTGCAGTTTTGCGGCCGTGTCCATTTCCCGAAAAAGATCCAAATCGTTGTTGCTGGCGCACCCGTCGGTACCCAGACCGACGGCGACACCGGCCTTTATAAGCTTTGGTACCGGGGCAATGCCGGAAGCCAGCTTCATGTTGCTTTCGGGGTTATGGGAAACGCTCGCCTTTCGACCGGCGATGATTTCAATGTCATCGTCATCCAGCCAGACAGTATGGACCAGGAGCGTGTTGCGGTCGAGGATGCCGATAGTGTCCAGGTACTTCACCGGCGAGGCTTGCTGTTCCGACAGGATCTGGTTGTATTCGGTTTTGGTTTCGGCGGCATGAATCTGGA is a genomic window containing:
- the mtnP gene encoding S-methyl-5'-thioadenosine phosphorylase, with the protein product MVKVGIIGGSGLDAPDILTNATIIHVNTPYGTPSSALSLGKIHGVDVVLIARHGPKHRLSPTQINYRANIYALKEQGVTHILATSACGSLQEKIDRGHFVIVDQFIDFTKHRKITFHDSFENGAVHTAMAEPFDIGLRRTLYNAAEELGYQAHYGGTVITIEGPRFSTKAESKMFRIWGGDVINMSTAPEAILANEAKIPYAVVAMSTDYDCWKEDEQPVSWEEILAVFNRNADRVKKLLIKAISNIT
- a CDS encoding adenine phosphoribosyltransferase — translated: MNLKEKIRTVPHWPIEGVMFRDITTLLQDPEAFTGACNMLYERYRGMEIDKVVAIDARGFIFGAVLAYKLNVGFVPVRKAGKLPYKTISESYTLEYGESVVEMHIDAIEKGEKVLVVDDLIATGGTISAATRLVEKLGGEIVECVFIVELPDLKGMEKIKHYKAFTLTEFEGE
- a CDS encoding amidohydrolase, which codes for MKFDIVIHNGTVVTVNPNFDIIKNGLVCIKDGTLARIEAGNGDLALPEAKDTIDAGGGIIMPGLVNTHTHLPMTLLRGLADDLPLTVWLNEHIFPAEGKHIGPETVRAGTLLACAEMILSGTTTCCDGYFFEDNVAAAVCETGLRAVLGQGVIDFPAPGVPNPADNVTNATKFVQKWRAESPLIRPSIFCHSPYTCSKETLQKAKDAADAQGVLFQIHAAETKTEYNQILSEQQASPVKYLDTIGILDRNTLLVHTVWLDDDDIEIIAGRKASVSHNPESNMKLASGIAPVPKLIKAGVAVGLGTDGCASNNDLDLFREMDTAAKLHKVNVLDPTVMDARTVLKMATIGGAKAIGLENDIGSLEVGKQADVVIIDVRKPHLVPMYNPVSQIVYAVGGSDVRNVIVSGKVLLRDRKLTTVDLEDILKQVAAIAAIIKP